In Ignavibacteria bacterium, the sequence TCTTTGTCTCCTTTGCTATAAATATTTATTAAACAACAATATAATATGTTTTCTCTGCGCTTTCTGGGTACTCTGCGGTTAAATTCTTTTTTAGTGTTTGTCTTTATTTTGTTTGTAGCTCTAGCTACGCCGTGGGCTCTGTGAACTCTGTGGTTAAAGACAGTTCTTTATTTCGAAAGAATTCTTTTTGAATTTTGCGCCCATTCTGTTATTAATTCTGCCTCCTCGTCGGATAACCTGGCGGAAGGATGCAATAGTGTATACATCGTCAGGGGCATTTCACCCTTTTTCACCGTCTTTTCAATCTCATCGAGAAGGTCTACCATTTCCTGTTTATCATAATCCGCCCACAGCGAAAAGTTCAGGTGCTCACGCCCCTCCTCAACATCATTCTTTATCAGATAAACTATCGGAGAGATTTCGCTGTACCATTGCCAGTCCGTCCGATAAGAATGACAGTCATAACAAGATTCTTCAAGCTTCCTCTGCACATTCTCCGGAACCTGCAGGTTCAGCGTTATTAATTTTGTCCTGTTTTCTACAGGATTAACTGTCTCTGGCTTTATAAATTGAAGTATGATTACTCCAAAAATTACTAACAATAATATTCCCCTTAAGAAATTTCCCATATTATGATTTTTATTCAACTTACATATTCTTCAATCTCTATAAAATGAATTTTTTCCTGCATACTTTATTAATTTTCTGTACGCTGTACGCTGTACGCTATCTCTTTGTTCTTGCTCTTTCCGCACGCCGTCCGCTGCACGCTGTACGCTATCTCTTTGTTCTTGATCTTTCTGTACGCTGTACGCCATCTCAATCGCTATCTCTCCCGTCCGCTGTAAGCTGTACGCTGTCCGCTATCTTTTCCGCTGTACGCTGTACGCTATCTCAATCGCTATCTCTTTGTTCTTGCTCTTTCTGTCCGCTGCACGCTGAACGCTGTACGCTATCTCTTCCGTCCGCTGTACGCTATCTCTTCCGCTATCTCTACCGTGTTACTCCCTGTTTAAGCATAGTTCTTTCATACGTATTTAACGCTCGAAATTGTAGTATATAAAGTACTAAACAAAAAAACCGGATTGTTAATCCGGTTTTTAATTCTTTCTCAGAGTCTTTTCTCCTTCTCTATTTGTTCTTTCCCTTATTCTCTTTGTTTCCTTTGTCATTGTCACCGCTCTTGTTATCTTTGTTCTTATTTTCCTTTTTTGTGTCTTTATCATCAGTTTTCTTTTCGTTCTTCTTTTCTTTTTCCTTCTTTAATTCTTTTTCTTCTTTTTTCTCTTCCTTCTTCAAATCTTTATTCTCTTTCTTCTCTTCCTTTTTTATGTCCTTCTCTTTCTGTTTTTCATCTTTTCTTATTTCTTTCTCTTGCTGTTTTTGTTCTTTATCCTGCTCTTTTAATTCTTTCTTTTCATCTTTTGTAATCCTTTTGGCATCTTTGTAAGAAACCCTCTTCTCTGGTTTTGAAACTGGCTCTTTCTTCGCGTCATCAGTTTTCTTAAATTCCGGCTTGTAAACGCTTATCACATCATCCTTTACACCCGTTTCATCCTTCTTATCCGATTTATTAATTTTATATTGTTTAATCTTTTTCCCTGATGATTTTTCAATGTCCTCTACGTCTGGTCCTTTGTTTATTACTGTTTTGTTCTTTATCATGACACCGTCTTTCTTTACCATATCCTTTATCATTATTTTGTTCTTGTTCTCAACGTATTGGTACCTGTGCTTTCCGCCGTCTGCGTCTGTAAAATATTTCTTCTCTACTATCGTAAATTTATCCTCTTTTATCTCTGGAGTTATTACGGCATCATTTTCTATGTATCCGCCCGGTGGTATTGGTGCCCAGGCTATGTTATCTTTGTCCTCTCTCCATTCAACCCATGCAGGCGACCAGGTCTTTCCCGGCAGCCATACGTTCCCTAACTCCTCATTGTCCGACCATCTGCCGTAATGCGAAGTGATTTCTTCCTGCGATGTCGGTGCCTTGAAATACCAGCCCGCATCAGTGTTTAGCCATTCTCCATTCGTGTAAGGTATGTAGTTCGGTGTCGTTTCACTGCTTTGTGTTAATTCCTTGTTGATAAGTTCTGCCGTCGGTCGCCAGACAAATAGATTGAATATATCCGCATCCGTCTGTGCAACTGCGGTCTTAATCCCGAATATTTCTGCAATAAATTTTGTGTTCTCACTCTTTATTTCTGATAATTTTTTTGAATCAATGTTTAATCCTATATCTTTTGCATTTACCTCTATCCATTCACCTCCGGTCGAAAGCTCATCATAAAAATATTTATAATCTACAGTAAGAAAATCTTCATTGCTTTCTTTATACTGTGCAGATTCATCGCTCGGCTTTTGATTTTGTGTTTCGATTTTGTCCTCTTTGCCGCAGGATGAGACTAATAAGGAGATAAGAACAATTACTAAAATGCTTTTTGAAACCTCCAGAGCATTCATTAAATTTCTTTTTGCTTTCATAAATTAGTTATTTGGTTTTTAAAATTAATAAATATTTTATTTATGGGGAATATTAATTTAATTATTCCGTCGTTAACCTGTTTTTGCCAACCTGTAAATTTCATAAATATTTGATTATATATTCAAGTCATTAATCGTTTCTTGCGTATAATAAAAAACCGGTCGCCGCTTTCGCAGCAACCGGTTTCGTCTATGTTTCTACGTTTGTTTTGTGTCTAATATATTCTTTTGTCTCGTCTTATAAACATATTAATATTTCGGCTCTTGTAGTAATGAACGACATGTTCTTCTTCTCTGGATTCGTTAAAGCCGGGTCCGTATTCCTGAATACTTCAAATGTCTTAGAATTAATCCCTGAATTCTCATTGTACTTTACGTTCACGTCTAATCCAATTCTAGGAACGAGATGAATGTTTTAAATAGTTTTCATAATTTCAATTTCTTATACTATCTGACTCCTTGCAATGTTCCATTTACTCCCTCAAAAATCCCTATTTTTCAATTAAATATAATTTATTGTTATTTCATTTATTTAATAATATCTAATACAGTACTAATACAGTGCTAATACAGTATAAATACAGCACTAATACTGCATAATTTTACTTGCATAAAACCTGCTTAATAATTACTTTTATAATGAATTTAATCTATCTGTCATGGCAATTATAAACAAAAAAATTCTCGGTTCGCCTGCTGGAAAAGTCGGCGATGTAGTGTTCAAAAATAATCGCGGTACTATTTATTCTTCAAGTAAACCCGCTAAATACAAAAAGACAAAGTCTGTTCCGCTTATCAAAAATCGGAAAACATTTACTCAACGTGCAGGTTTTTGTAAGTTTCTTATAAAGTCAAAGCTTATTAAAAACATCTGGAATTATTCTGACCTGCCCGGTTTCTATCCTTACCACCGTATTTTCAAATACAATTATAAATATATAACTATAAACGATATCTCCGATCAGGCAAGTATTCTCCCCGAAAACTTCAGCATCCGTTTTAGTAATTTTTATATCAGCGATAATTCGTTTTCCTATGATTTCTTGCCGTCACAACAGTTTATCGAAAAGATGAATGGTACTCTCGTGTTTGTCGCTTTCCTATACATGAATACCCCCGTTGATACTGGCTCTGAGAAAAAAGATTGTATGATTCTCCTCGTTAAAGAAGCACCCGGTTATATTATCGTACCGGACCAATATAACCACTTTGAATTTTCTTATGACGATTCTCCTTTTTCTGTCGTGAATAACTTTCAAAAAGTTATGGCATTTCCGGCTATTATATCAATAAACGAAGGTAATAAGTATGAATGGTGCAGCGGAAAATGCGAGTACATTAAAGGCACAAAGCCTCAGCCCGCTCCTGAAGCGCCTCAACAGAATACACAAACAAAAACTCCTTACAACTCAATTATAATCAAATGATTATTTGTAAATTATATTAAGTGTGTCGTTGTTTGTTTTAAACTTTATATATTTTTCCAGTTTGTCCTTGTCTGAGCTGCTCAAAATCTCATTCTTTCTTTTCGATAAGGTGAGCGTCAGCGAGGGTATGCTGTCTCCAAGATACTTAATATCCGTAATAGATGGATAAAGCATGCTCATTTCAAGTGCTAATTTATTCGTTCGAAGCGAATCTTTGAGATTAATAACATTATCCTTTTCGAGTTTTTTAACTCTCTCCTCAAGCAAACTTTTATCGTTTAATAATGCCTCCAGCTTGTCCCCGATATCTGTATCAATCCTGTTTTCTATCGATTCAATTTTTTCCGCCTGATCTAAATGTTGAAGACGTAATACAATAGAACCAAAATCAGAGTTAAGATTTTGTCTAAGAGTGTCTTCTTCTCCGATCCTATAAACATTACCTGTATAAAATATCCTTAGAGTCATTGTCGTATCGGATTTTATAAGTTTCCAGTTTAATACGTTGCGGTTTTTGTCATCAAAATTTTGTGATATTATTGTTTTTAATCTTTTCTGTTCGTTAGCATCTTTAATTATTCTGTAGAATATTACGGCACTGGGTATTGATACGATAAGCACAAAAAGCCATATCACTCGTCGTATCTTTGCTTTCACAGTATTATCTAAATATTTCTTTACCGGAAACTTTAAGTATCTTACAATTAGCACCGCCGATAGACTTATAAACACAGCGTTTATAAAGAATAAATAAAACGCTCCTCCGAAAATATATGGGTTTCCGCTGGCAATCCCAAAACCTGCAGTGCATATTGGGGGCATAAGTGCCGTAGCTATAGCTACACCGGGTATCGATGTTGCCAATCCTCTTCGCGTTCCCGCAACGATTCCTGCAATACCTCCAAAGAATGCAATGCCTATATCAAGTAGTGTAGGTGTTGTCCTCGCTATCAATTCATTCGTAGCTGAACCAAGCGGTGTTAGTATGAAATATAAAGTACTGATAAAAAGACTCAATAATATAGCAAACACAAATTCTTTCATCGATGCTATCAACAATTCTTTATCATATATACCTACACTCAGCCCCACACCAAGTATCGGCGACATTAATGGAGATATAAGCATAGCACCAATAATCACCGCCGGTGAGTTCGTGTCAAGCCCTATCGATGCTAGTATTGCCGAACTCACTAAATACCATAAGTTCGCACCTTTTATGTATATGCTGCCCTTTAAATTGCTTATTGCATACTCTTTGTCGCTGTCTGTCCTGATGTTAACAGCACTTATAAGCCACCTGAAAGTAAATTTGTTCATGCTTCTAAAATATACAATTTATTATTTACATTAAATAAAAATATAAGCACATTAATCTTTCAACATAATATTTAATCTTTAAAACCCCTTGATTATTACTTTTATCATTTCTATATTTAACGAAATGATAATACTATATGCTTAATAAACAAGAACAGATTTTTAAAGCTCTTTCCGATAGCAGTAGGATAAGAATTATTAAAATGCTGCAGAGAAAGCCGCTTTGTGTATGTGAAATACGCGAAATTCTTAATCTTGCAACATCCACCGTCTCAAAACATCTTAGCATTCTCCGTGAAGCAGGACTAATAGTGGACTGGAAAGACGGGAAATGGATAAATTATAAAATTAATCCGGCACCTGACTCCCTTGCTTCAAATGCACTGCTTTATATTCAGATGCAAATTGAAGATGATTCTACTATAAAAAATGATAGAAAGAAAATTATGGGGGTCGATAGAAACATTTTGTGCTGTAACTAATTTGGTTTCATTTCGTTTAATATAGAAATGAAACTAATTAACACTTTATTTAAAAATTAATTATTGCAATATGGAAAACTCAAATGAATTAAAAAATCTTGTAAAGGAAAAATACGCCGAAATAGCAAACCAGTCAAAGACAGTAAATGAAGCTTCGTGCTGCGGTGTTGGCAGTTGCTCTGGTGTTGATTACACGGTCTTCTCCGAAGACTATTCGAAACTTAAAGGTTACAATCCCG encodes:
- a CDS encoding heme-binding domain-containing protein: MGNFLRGILLLVIFGVIILQFIKPETVNPVENRTKLITLNLQVPENVQRKLEESCYDCHSYRTDWQWYSEISPIVYLIKNDVEEGREHLNFSLWADYDKQEMVDLLDEIEKTVKKGEMPLTMYTLLHPSARLSDEEAELITEWAQNSKRILSK
- a CDS encoding metalloregulator ArsR/SmtB family transcription factor, which encodes MLNKQEQIFKALSDSSRIRIIKMLQRKPLCVCEIREILNLATSTVSKHLSILREAGLIVDWKDGKWINYKINPAPDSLASNALLYIQMQIEDDSTIKNDRKKIMGVDRNILCCN
- a CDS encoding DUF389 domain-containing protein; the protein is MNKFTFRWLISAVNIRTDSDKEYAISNLKGSIYIKGANLWYLVSSAILASIGLDTNSPAVIIGAMLISPLMSPILGVGLSVGIYDKELLIASMKEFVFAILLSLFISTLYFILTPLGSATNELIARTTPTLLDIGIAFFGGIAGIVAGTRRGLATSIPGVAIATALMPPICTAGFGIASGNPYIFGGAFYLFFINAVFISLSAVLIVRYLKFPVKKYLDNTVKAKIRRVIWLFVLIVSIPSAVIFYRIIKDANEQKRLKTIISQNFDDKNRNVLNWKLIKSDTTMTLRIFYTGNVYRIGEEDTLRQNLNSDFGSIVLRLQHLDQAEKIESIENRIDTDIGDKLEALLNDKSLLEERVKKLEKDNVINLKDSLRTNKLALEMSMLYPSITDIKYLGDSIPSLTLTLSKRKNEILSSSDKDKLEKYIKFKTNNDTLNIIYK
- a CDS encoding DUF6600 domain-containing protein — translated: MKAKRNLMNALEVSKSILVIVLISLLVSSCGKEDKIETQNQKPSDESAQYKESNEDFLTVDYKYFYDELSTGGEWIEVNAKDIGLNIDSKKLSEIKSENTKFIAEIFGIKTAVAQTDADIFNLFVWRPTAELINKELTQSSETTPNYIPYTNGEWLNTDAGWYFKAPTSQEEITSHYGRWSDNEELGNVWLPGKTWSPAWVEWREDKDNIAWAPIPPGGYIENDAVITPEIKEDKFTIVEKKYFTDADGGKHRYQYVENKNKIMIKDMVKKDGVMIKNKTVINKGPDVEDIEKSSGKKIKQYKINKSDKKDETGVKDDVISVYKPEFKKTDDAKKEPVSKPEKRVSYKDAKRITKDEKKELKEQDKEQKQQEKEIRKDEKQKEKDIKKEEKKENKDLKKEEKKEEKELKKEKEKKNEKKTDDKDTKKENKNKDNKSGDNDKGNKENKGKNK